Proteins encoded in a region of the Chitinivibrio alkaliphilus ACht1 genome:
- the tsaB gene encoding tRNA (adenosine(37)-N6)-threonylcarbamoyltransferase complex dimerization subunit type 1 TsaB produces the protein MIWSLGIDTSSIALSVGLYKDTAPFLSNTRYEQHGHSRHIVAMVRSLFSAGELSMADISRVGITTGPGSFTGLRVGIAFVKGLCMESNTPIYSFNTLEIIANSLGWFSGVLGIALDARQDHVFFATYTREGSTIVPVQALERIPADSFYTAAKACDTVVYDTMGFTRSTVFSPLPDITNTIDLAQLHLSRGLGVAKCAAGTQRSPLSSLEVCPDYMQESYAERNRPR, from the coding sequence GTGATTTGGAGCTTGGGAATTGATACCTCATCTATTGCGTTGAGCGTAGGACTTTACAAAGATACCGCCCCCTTTTTAAGTAATACCCGGTATGAACAGCACGGCCACTCGCGACATATTGTTGCCATGGTGCGTTCTCTTTTTTCTGCAGGTGAGCTTTCAATGGCAGATATTTCCCGAGTGGGCATTACTACAGGGCCGGGGTCTTTCACAGGGCTTCGAGTGGGAATTGCCTTTGTGAAGGGACTCTGTATGGAGTCAAACACGCCCATTTATTCCTTCAATACCCTGGAGATAATAGCCAACTCCCTCGGGTGGTTTTCCGGTGTCCTTGGCATCGCCCTTGATGCGCGGCAAGATCATGTGTTTTTTGCTACCTACACACGGGAAGGAAGCACCATTGTTCCTGTGCAGGCACTAGAACGTATTCCCGCAGACAGCTTCTATACTGCCGCTAAAGCGTGTGATACCGTGGTCTACGATACCATGGGGTTTACCCGTAGCACTGTTTTTAGCCCGCTGCCGGATATCACCAATACTATCGATCTTGCCCAGTTGCATCTTTCACGTGGCCTTGGCGTGGCAAAATGTGCCGCTGGTACTCAGAGATCACCCCTGTCATCTCTTGAAGTATGCCCAGATTATATGCAGGAATCCTATGCAGAAAGGAACCGCCCTCGGTGA
- a CDS encoding endonuclease III domain-containing protein gives MNKEERLARIYTYLERLFYSHKMPVIDLMKVGGESPFRLLVATILSSRTKDEVTSQAAARLFEKADTLEALARLSESEIAQRIYPVGFYKTKARHLRKLPEVVLHQFGGIIPHTMDELVCLPGVGRKTAALVAATAFDQDTICVDTHVHRITNRLGFVSTKTPAETERALMEYLPVQYWKKTNAYFVSFGQNICRPVGPRCTECSLQDLCPYYAGKDQS, from the coding sequence ATGAATAAGGAAGAACGACTTGCTCGTATTTATACCTATCTTGAAAGGCTGTTCTATTCCCATAAAATGCCTGTTATTGACCTTATGAAAGTGGGAGGTGAGTCTCCATTCCGCCTTCTCGTTGCAACGATTTTGAGCAGTAGAACAAAAGATGAGGTGACCTCTCAAGCAGCAGCGCGGCTCTTTGAGAAAGCTGATACCCTTGAAGCGTTGGCGCGTCTTTCTGAAAGCGAAATAGCTCAACGTATTTATCCCGTGGGGTTTTATAAAACAAAGGCACGACATCTTAGAAAATTGCCGGAGGTTGTGTTACATCAGTTTGGAGGAATCATTCCCCACACGATGGACGAACTTGTGTGTCTTCCTGGGGTTGGTAGAAAAACAGCTGCTCTTGTTGCGGCCACGGCTTTTGATCAAGATACAATTTGTGTTGATACCCATGTGCATCGTATTACAAATCGTCTTGGCTTTGTGAGCACGAAAACGCCGGCTGAAACAGAGCGTGCTCTCATGGAATATCTCCCTGTACAGTATTGGAAAAAGACGAACGCCTATTTTGTTTCTTTTGGACAGAATATCTGTCGGCCCGTGGGGCCACGGTGTACGGAGTGTTCCTTACAGGATTTATGCCCATATTATGCGGGCAAAGATCAGTCATAA